The Kitasatospora paranensis genome has a window encoding:
- a CDS encoding hydrogenase maturation protease: MTGRVLVAGVGNIFLGDDGFGVEVVRRLTGRQLPDGVEVVDIGVRGVHLAYQLLDGYETLVLVDATARGGSPGTVYLLEAPAPGAIEPQAPALDGHRMGPDAVLALLATLSAGTGGVPPRRVLVVGCEPASLAEEIGLSEPVAAAVDEAVELVLTVLAEDGGGALRPAGADRGEEGNDRDDRKAPTCAGS; encoded by the coding sequence GTGACCGGCCGGGTCCTGGTGGCCGGGGTCGGCAACATCTTCCTCGGCGACGACGGCTTCGGCGTCGAGGTCGTACGCCGGCTCACCGGGCGGCAGCTGCCGGACGGTGTCGAGGTGGTGGACATCGGCGTCCGCGGCGTCCACCTCGCGTACCAACTGCTCGACGGTTACGAGACGCTGGTACTGGTCGACGCCACCGCGCGCGGCGGGTCGCCGGGCACGGTGTACCTCCTGGAGGCGCCGGCGCCCGGCGCGATCGAACCGCAGGCGCCCGCGCTGGACGGCCACCGGATGGGCCCGGACGCGGTGCTGGCACTGCTCGCCACGCTCAGTGCGGGCACCGGTGGCGTCCCGCCCCGGCGGGTCCTCGTAGTGGGCTGCGAACCGGCTTCGCTGGCCGAGGAGATCGGGCTGAGCGAGCCGGTCGCCGCCGCCGTGGACGAGGCCGTGGAGCTGGTCCTGACGGTTCTGGCGGAGGACGGCGGCGGCGCGCTCCGCCCGGCCGGGGCGGACCGCGGCGAAGAGGGCAACGACAGAGACGACAGAAAGGCACCGACATGCGCAGGTTCCTGA
- the hypA gene encoding hydrogenase maturation nickel metallochaperone HypA encodes MHEMSIAMAVVDQVEQATAPGAGRVESVHLEVGQLAGVVADSLRFCFDLVCAGTVLEGAELVTDTVPARARCTDCGTGWQVGSPPDLCCPACDGSRTELLSGRELRIRSVRWADEPVLADQEG; translated from the coding sequence ATGCACGAGATGTCGATCGCCATGGCCGTGGTGGACCAGGTCGAACAGGCCACCGCGCCCGGCGCGGGCCGCGTCGAGTCGGTGCACCTGGAGGTCGGTCAACTGGCCGGCGTGGTGGCCGACTCGCTCCGTTTCTGCTTCGACCTCGTCTGCGCCGGCACCGTCCTGGAAGGGGCGGAACTGGTCACCGACACCGTGCCCGCCCGCGCCCGGTGCACCGACTGCGGCACCGGCTGGCAGGTCGGCTCACCGCCGGACCTCTGCTGCCCGGCGTGCGACGGCTCGCGGACCGAGCTGCTGAGCGGGCGTGAGCTGCGGATCCGCAGCGTCCGGTGGGCGGACGAGCCCGTCCTCGCCGATCAGGAAGGCTGA
- the hypB gene encoding hydrogenase nickel incorporation protein HypB: MCREVDLQQAVLARNDDGARELRAALAARGVATVNLLSSPGSGKTALLEAELRLAVERGLGVAALTADLATENDALRLGRSGAPVKQILTDGLCHLDSVTLRRYLAGWLPKDTRLLFVENVGNLVCPASYDLGESLRVVLASVTEGEDKPLKYPTAFGLAHLVVVTKTDLAAAVEFDEAAFLGNVARVNPGVEVIRTSARTGEGVGLLLERARAVLDGAAVHRPVMASGGSGPAGHHHGHGDHEHDHPHDHDHDHPHDHGQVGGGHPHAAAGAERP; the protein is encoded by the coding sequence ATGTGCCGAGAAGTCGACCTCCAGCAGGCCGTGCTCGCCAGGAACGACGACGGCGCCCGGGAGCTGCGGGCCGCCCTGGCCGCCCGCGGCGTCGCCACGGTGAACCTGCTGTCCAGCCCCGGCAGTGGCAAGACCGCGCTGCTGGAGGCCGAGTTGCGGCTCGCGGTCGAGCGCGGCCTCGGCGTCGCCGCGCTCACCGCGGATCTCGCCACCGAGAACGACGCGCTGCGGCTGGGCCGCTCCGGCGCCCCCGTCAAGCAGATCCTCACCGACGGGCTCTGCCACCTGGACTCCGTCACGCTCCGCCGCTACCTGGCCGGTTGGCTGCCGAAGGACACCCGGCTGCTGTTCGTCGAGAACGTCGGCAACCTGGTCTGTCCGGCCTCCTACGACCTCGGTGAGAGCCTTCGGGTGGTCCTCGCCTCGGTGACCGAGGGCGAGGACAAGCCCCTCAAGTACCCGACGGCGTTCGGGCTCGCCCACCTGGTGGTGGTCACCAAGACCGACCTGGCAGCGGCGGTGGAGTTCGACGAGGCGGCGTTCCTCGGGAACGTGGCACGGGTCAACCCGGGCGTCGAGGTGATCCGCACCTCGGCCCGCACCGGGGAGGGTGTGGGTCTGCTGCTGGAGCGGGCCCGGGCGGTGCTCGACGGCGCGGCCGTCCACCGGCCGGTGATGGCGAGCGGCGGGTCCGGCCCGGCCGGGCACCACCACGGACACGGCGACCACGAACACGACCACCCGCACGACCACGATCACGATCACCCGCACGACCACGGGCAGGTCGGCGGCGGCCACCCGCACGCGGCGGCCGGCGCGGAACGGCCGTGA
- a CDS encoding DUF6893 family small protein, producing the protein MRRFLIILASGAAAALLVASIPDIRRYLRISRM; encoded by the coding sequence ATGCGCAGGTTCCTGATCATCCTGGCCTCCGGGGCGGCCGCGGCCCTCCTAGTGGCGTCGATCCCCGACATCCGGCGCTACCTCAGGATCAGCCGGATGTGA